The following proteins are encoded in a genomic region of Fervidobacterium pennivorans DSM 9078:
- the rsmI gene encoding 16S rRNA (cytidine(1402)-2'-O)-methyltransferase, translating into MIGNETLGILYVVGTPIGNLKDITLRALETLKSVDLILAEDTRRTSHLLSYYGISKPMESFNERNSFKKMDNIIGRLKSGMKIAQVSDAGMPVISDPGWNLVRRCHEEGIKVEVIPGPSALTSAVAISGFRGTYFYFIGFMPKDKNRRRLLRKIKDNELIERFAFFESPERLKKTLEDVYNILGDCKIFIARELTKLHEQHFYGTVSQALKHFDKVKGEITVVVEKLEATQIPEGEESQNLETGE; encoded by the coding sequence TTGATTGGTAATGAAACTCTTGGCATATTGTATGTTGTTGGAACACCGATAGGTAATCTCAAAGATATTACTCTTAGGGCTCTTGAAACTCTAAAAAGTGTAGATTTAATACTTGCGGAAGATACCCGAAGAACTTCTCATCTGCTCTCTTATTACGGTATCTCCAAACCTATGGAATCGTTTAACGAGCGAAATTCTTTCAAAAAGATGGACAACATAATTGGGCGTTTGAAATCGGGGATGAAGATTGCCCAAGTTTCTGATGCGGGAATGCCGGTGATTTCTGACCCAGGTTGGAATCTTGTTAGAAGATGTCATGAAGAGGGAATAAAAGTGGAGGTAATACCAGGACCAAGTGCTTTGACAAGTGCGGTAGCTATAAGTGGCTTTCGCGGAACTTATTTTTATTTTATTGGCTTTATGCCAAAAGATAAGAACAGAAGAAGGCTTCTGAGAAAAATCAAGGATAACGAATTGATTGAACGCTTTGCTTTTTTCGAAAGTCCAGAGAGGTTGAAAAAAACGCTGGAAGATGTATACAATATCCTTGGAGATTGCAAAATCTTTATCGCAAGAGAACTCACAAAACTACACGAACAGCACTTTTATGGAACGGTTTCTCAGGCATTGAAGCATTTTGATAAAGTCAAAGGTGAGATAACGGTTGTTGTAGAAAAGTTAGAAGCCACACAAATTCCAGAAGGTGAGGAAAGCCAGAATTTAGAAACCGGTGAATAA
- the rsmD gene encoding 16S rRNA (guanine(966)-N(2))-methyltransferase RsmD: MLKIETGELKGKTVDTVPDPRTRYTSAIIRRSLANMVDFEGMTCLDICAGSGIVGIEMLSNGAQHVTFVDISSLSISTIKKNIRKLGLEEKVDIKKIDARRFLESYTGVFDIIYSDPPYELGLVDEITSRVHNVMGEGSLFILQCSKREKPSESIIEKLRVVKEKDYGDTLLIFFEKA; encoded by the coding sequence ATGCTTAAAATTGAGACAGGGGAATTGAAAGGCAAGACGGTCGATACTGTTCCAGACCCAAGAACAAGATATACATCAGCGATAATTCGAAGAAGTCTGGCAAACATGGTAGATTTTGAAGGAATGACTTGTTTAGACATATGCGCAGGTAGTGGTATTGTAGGTATTGAGATGCTAAGCAACGGGGCACAGCATGTAACTTTTGTCGATATTTCTAGTTTATCTATATCAACGATAAAAAAGAACATCAGAAAGTTAGGTTTAGAAGAAAAAGTTGATATAAAAAAAATTGATGCACGCCGGTTTTTGGAATCTTATACCGGCGTTTTTGATATTATCTATTCCGACCCACCATATGAACTGGGACTTGTTGATGAAATTACCTCGCGTGTTCACAATGTCATGGGAGAAGGTTCTCTCTTTATCCTTCAGTGTTCCAAAAGAGAAAAACCGAGTGAGAGTATAATTGAAAAACTGAGAGTTGTAAAAGAAAAAGACTATGGGGATACTTTGTTGATTTTCTTTGAAAAAGCATGA
- a CDS encoding TIGR00153 family protein codes for MPLSFAKKEREVIERLLALSKKTVEASVTLREFFVCYFEKRCDKAQSYFLSIKRIEHEADELRREIISEVYKGLFLPDMREVIHSLTESVDKIVNKCESVSKIIDYQRPNVPDELKEKMIKQLECAVKAAESFVKAVEKLFDNLDEVKHYVVEVEGFEHDEDVLEEELLKSIFGKDLPLAEKMQLKELVINIGDIVDRTEDASDILEVLLLKLAY; via the coding sequence ATGCCACTATCGTTTGCAAAAAAAGAGAGAGAAGTGATAGAGCGCTTACTTGCTCTATCCAAAAAGACAGTGGAAGCAAGTGTTACGCTAAGAGAATTTTTTGTCTGTTATTTTGAAAAAAGGTGTGACAAAGCTCAGAGTTATTTTCTGAGTATTAAACGCATAGAACATGAAGCTGATGAGCTCAGGCGTGAAATAATTTCTGAAGTTTATAAGGGACTGTTCTTACCCGACATGCGTGAGGTTATCCACTCATTAACAGAATCTGTTGATAAGATTGTCAACAAATGTGAATCCGTTAGCAAGATTATAGATTACCAACGCCCGAATGTTCCTGACGAACTGAAGGAAAAGATGATTAAACAGCTGGAGTGTGCTGTAAAGGCTGCAGAATCGTTTGTAAAGGCAGTTGAGAAACTTTTTGATAATCTTGATGAAGTGAAACATTACGTAGTTGAAGTGGAAGGGTTCGAACACGATGAAGACGTGCTTGAAGAAGAATTGCTAAAATCGATATTTGGTAAAGATTTGCCACTTGCCGAAAAGATGCAGTTGAAGGAATTGGTAATAAACATAGGGGACATAGTTGATAGGACGGAAGACGCCTCTGATATATTGGAGGTATTGTTATTAAAGCTCGCGTACTGA
- a CDS encoding acetyltransferase, which produces MSSTLTFAQGNDDYGIYYVYYNTIVPVYKTLYKIDPFFEYTKVVEYRWKRSETRLVEIRKPRNQEPSVILIHGIDPNEINGEWTNYKNYFVDTWKRCLPEEYGLYIFVYPSLDIPLEESAKKLVQEIQKLALSTEQKCFNFYAHSMGGLLLRYALQDSGFRNHVAKVIFAGTPHIGSPFANFIVMNKKILKLRNDWDYLKMILISANSVGIFIEAPNYDYLLYGREHPGIPETVEFMNFASVIKNNNDPIVQNILRTEPFSSVVMIFLNSVSRVIFPEGEFTKNDGMVPLISATAFGKSEIFEGFDHADFILSDIIVKNAIEFFYPIEKPEKVSWKN; this is translated from the coding sequence ATGTCTTCAACACTCACTTTTGCTCAAGGTAATGATGATTATGGAATCTACTACGTTTACTATAATACTATAGTCCCTGTTTACAAAACGCTTTATAAAATAGATCCCTTTTTCGAGTATACCAAAGTAGTTGAATATAGATGGAAAAGATCAGAAACAAGACTTGTAGAAATTAGAAAACCAAGAAATCAAGAACCTTCGGTAATCCTTATACACGGAATTGATCCTAACGAAATAAATGGAGAATGGACAAACTACAAAAATTACTTTGTCGATACTTGGAAGAGATGTTTACCGGAAGAATATGGGCTATATATTTTTGTTTATCCATCTTTAGATATCCCGTTAGAAGAAAGTGCTAAAAAACTTGTGCAAGAAATTCAAAAGTTAGCCTTAAGCACGGAGCAAAAATGTTTTAATTTCTACGCCCACAGTATGGGTGGATTGCTTTTAAGGTATGCGTTGCAAGATAGTGGTTTTAGGAACCACGTTGCAAAGGTGATTTTTGCTGGAACTCCTCATATCGGTTCGCCATTTGCAAATTTTATTGTAATGAACAAAAAAATATTAAAGCTTAGAAATGATTGGGATTATCTCAAAATGATTTTGATTAGCGCGAACTCGGTAGGAATATTTATAGAAGCGCCAAACTATGATTATTTGCTGTATGGAAGAGAGCATCCAGGTATTCCGGAAACTGTTGAATTTATGAATTTCGCAAGTGTAATAAAAAACAACAATGACCCCATTGTTCAGAATATCTTGAGAACAGAGCCTTTTTCAAGCGTAGTCATGATTTTTCTGAATTCGGTAAGCAGGGTAATATTTCCAGAAGGGGAATTTACAAAAAACGATGGCATGGTTCCGCTGATTAGTGCGACAGCTTTTGGTAAAAGTGAAATATTTGAAGGTTTTGACCATGCGGATTTTATTTTGAGTGATATAATTGTAAAGAATGCAATAGAATTTTTCTATCCAATCGAGAAACCAGAAAAAGTTTCATGGAAGAATTGA
- a CDS encoding DUF3242 domain-containing protein, translating to MLSKTIKSVSWTFIILVSLFLLTSCSIPFVPEVPPASYSVEAAINVIANKYMLLDSGWVNGFGDMELGEGRYATFDGVDGFLMVFKYEDPDQAKASWDKITKRYGNPLRLKYLKINMGTYGVFTIRLENTDLYSWYKENWLFVITGDKIEKFVMDVNNIYKTIRTAR from the coding sequence TTGCTATCCAAAACCATTAAAAGTGTTAGCTGGACTTTTATAATTTTAGTAAGCTTGTTCCTTCTCACTTCTTGTTCAATACCATTTGTTCCCGAAGTTCCGCCTGCAAGTTATTCAGTTGAGGCGGCGATAAACGTTATCGCAAATAAATACATGTTGTTAGATTCAGGATGGGTAAACGGATTTGGTGATATGGAACTTGGTGAAGGTAGGTATGCAACTTTTGATGGTGTAGATGGATTTTTAATGGTCTTTAAATACGAAGACCCAGACCAGGCTAAAGCATCGTGGGACAAGATAACAAAAAGGTATGGAAACCCTCTTAGGTTGAAGTATTTGAAAATAAATATGGGGACTTACGGTGTTTTTACAATTCGGTTAGAGAACACAGATTTGTACAGTTGGTATAAAGAGAATTGGCTCTTTGTTATCACAGGTGACAAGATTGAAAAATTCGTGATGGACGTGAACAATATCTACAAGACCATAAGAACTGCAAGATAA
- a CDS encoding ribonuclease HII yields MKSMNEDKSKKMNVTKETKHIDYSIIGVDEAGRGPLFGPVVAAAVYFDEGVYVEGIADSKALSEKQREELYNEIFARAKFGLGLATPEEIDLYNIFHATELAMNRALKILSQFVEIKNVFVDGKNLKLEFPAVCVVKGDSKIYQISAASILAKVTRDKIIEKFHFQYPEYNLIKHKGYPTQEHLELLKKYGPTPFHRLSFEPVISLVSKSLLDDWFDKGLITEPRYRHLLNLLEVDLFGNTRRAKRKARSE; encoded by the coding sequence ATGAAATCAATGAATGAGGATAAGTCAAAAAAGATGAATGTCACAAAAGAAACGAAGCACATTGACTATTCTATAATCGGGGTAGACGAGGCAGGACGTGGACCATTGTTTGGACCAGTTGTTGCAGCAGCGGTTTATTTCGATGAAGGGGTTTATGTAGAAGGCATTGCTGATAGTAAGGCTTTGAGTGAAAAACAGCGCGAAGAACTTTACAATGAAATTTTTGCGCGTGCAAAATTTGGGTTAGGACTTGCGACGCCAGAAGAGATAGATTTGTACAACATTTTCCACGCTACTGAGCTTGCGATGAATCGCGCACTTAAGATATTGAGCCAATTTGTGGAAATCAAAAATGTCTTTGTTGATGGAAAGAATTTGAAATTGGAATTCCCTGCTGTATGTGTTGTTAAGGGTGATTCAAAAATTTACCAAATATCTGCAGCATCTATTTTGGCGAAAGTTACACGTGATAAAATCATAGAGAAATTCCACTTTCAGTATCCAGAATATAACCTGATAAAGCATAAAGGTTATCCTACACAAGAACATTTAGAACTTCTAAAAAAGTATGGTCCAACACCTTTTCACAGGTTGAGTTTCGAACCAGTGATTAGTTTAGTTTCAAAAAGTCTTCTTGATGATTGGTTTGACAAAGGATTAATTACAGAACCCAGATACAGACATCTTCTTAACTTGTTGGAGGTGGATCTCTTTGGTAACACGAGAAGAGCTAAACGAAAAGCCAGAAGCGAATGA
- the thyX gene encoding FAD-dependent thymidylate synthase, with protein sequence MMGDDYAAVKAARVSYGQGLKTPERDKALIFYLMEHGHETPFEHIVFTFHVKAPLFVARQWFRHRIGSFNEISQRYTEIKEEEFYIPENVRVNVPEDRQKAVPVEDEGLLEKVKDLMVKSFEESYKVYKELLSLGVARELARIVLPLSTYTQFYWTVNARSLMNFLNLRADSHAQWEIQQYAIAIARMFKEKCPWTYEAFTKYAYRGDLLEA encoded by the coding sequence ATGATGGGCGATGATTATGCTGCAGTCAAAGCTGCCCGCGTTTCATACGGTCAAGGTTTAAAGACCCCGGAACGTGATAAGGCCCTGATATTTTACCTAATGGAGCACGGCCATGAAACTCCATTTGAACATATTGTTTTCACTTTTCATGTAAAGGCTCCACTTTTTGTTGCAAGACAATGGTTTAGGCACAGAATAGGCTCGTTCAACGAGATAAGTCAACGTTACACAGAGATAAAAGAAGAAGAGTTCTATATTCCCGAAAATGTTCGTGTTAATGTTCCTGAGGACAGACAAAAGGCAGTTCCTGTGGAAGATGAGGGACTGCTGGAAAAAGTTAAGGATTTAATGGTAAAATCTTTTGAGGAAAGCTATAAGGTTTACAAAGAATTATTGAGTCTAGGTGTTGCCCGAGAACTAGCGAGAATAGTTCTCCCGTTGTCTACTTACACGCAGTTTTATTGGACAGTCAATGCACGGAGTTTGATGAATTTTCTAAACCTTCGTGCAGATTCGCATGCACAGTGGGAAATTCAACAATATGCGATAGCAATTGCAAGGATGTTCAAAGAAAAATGTCCGTGGACATATGAAGCCTTTACAAAATACGCTTACAGAGGTGATTTACTTGAAGCTTAA
- a CDS encoding bifunctional 5,10-methylenetetrahydrofolate dehydrogenase/5,10-methenyltetrahydrofolate cyclohydrolase, whose protein sequence is MFLNLEPLYSSIVENIKERVSKLPKPPKLAAVTCQPDLSTLSYLRSQEKQAKRLGIEFAVYEALKASDLKLLLPKLSSDDTVNGIFLTHPLPSDISELEAVSLISPEKDVEGRHPINLGNIMYDNPIFPPCTAEAVLRIIKYVTNPAGKTITIVGRSVTVGKPLSMLLLQKGVDATVTVCHSRTKNLAEITRNSEIVVVAIGKAKALGKEYFSPGALVIDVGINVENNEIFGDVDPSVAEICDLTPVPGGVGRITTLVLMEHTVKAAEMARKY, encoded by the coding sequence ATGTTTTTGAATTTGGAACCGCTTTACTCATCAATTGTTGAGAACATAAAGGAACGAGTTTCAAAATTACCAAAACCACCGAAGTTGGCTGCCGTTACGTGTCAGCCGGACCTTTCTACACTGAGTTATTTGAGAAGCCAGGAAAAGCAAGCAAAAAGGTTGGGAATAGAGTTCGCTGTTTACGAGGCACTGAAGGCTTCTGATTTAAAATTACTTTTACCCAAACTTTCTTCGGATGATACAGTCAATGGAATTTTTTTGACCCATCCGCTACCATCAGATATTTCAGAATTGGAAGCAGTTTCTCTGATTTCTCCTGAAAAAGACGTTGAAGGAAGGCATCCTATCAACCTTGGTAACATTATGTATGATAACCCTATTTTTCCACCATGCACCGCAGAAGCGGTTTTAAGAATAATAAAATACGTTACGAACCCAGCTGGCAAGACGATAACGATAGTTGGTAGAAGTGTCACTGTTGGAAAACCTCTAAGTATGTTACTTTTGCAAAAAGGAGTAGATGCTACTGTTACTGTGTGTCACTCAAGAACTAAAAACCTTGCTGAAATAACGAGAAACTCAGAAATCGTGGTTGTTGCTATAGGAAAAGCAAAAGCACTCGGCAAAGAATACTTTAGTCCAGGGGCACTGGTTATAGATGTAGGTATAAACGTTGAGAACAATGAAATATTTGGTGATGTGGACCCATCAGTTGCTGAGATTTGTGACCTCACACCAGTTCCTGGAGGAGTAGGTAGGATTACGACACTTGTTTTAATGGAACATACCGTTAAAGCAGCCGAAATGGCAAGAAAATATTGA
- the yajC gene encoding preprotein translocase subunit YajC: MVRLVFAGAPDVGATTSTGTQTSASGALMQMLIMLLIFFAMMYFLVILPQRRREKEFRQMIESLKRGDTVITTGGVVGKIVDIKKDVVKIKSANSTELEIHKAYIAKVIKEKEETKEETESKD, encoded by the coding sequence ATAGTGAGATTAGTATTCGCTGGTGCACCAGACGTAGGTGCAACGACATCGACAGGAACACAAACAAGTGCTTCAGGAGCTTTGATGCAAATGTTGATAATGCTCCTGATATTCTTCGCAATGATGTATTTCTTGGTTATTTTACCACAAAGAAGAAGGGAAAAAGAATTTAGGCAGATGATTGAGAGTTTGAAAAGGGGAGACACGGTTATTACAACTGGTGGAGTTGTTGGAAAAATAGTTGATATCAAAAAAGATGTAGTGAAAATAAAGAGCGCAAATTCTACTGAACTAGAAATTCACAAGGCTTATATAGCCAAAGTCATCAAGGAAAAGGAAGAGACAAAAGAAGAAACAGAATCCAAAGACTAA
- the secD gene encoding protein translocase subunit SecD — protein MRSDRVRLIVSLILLVAAIVAMLLPGGRQAKGLAKLFSRIKLGLDLSGGVRLEYKVDIEKGVENPAAVVDDVWTVLRNRLDSAGYTEAVVKKSFRENNSFIIIEIPDATDTTKAEKLVGSTGLLWFGQAIDERDYDPTVNPDDVNLALREGAQWYADKNGKKWYLIKKEINNRKDLVLVGPKVVEAVPTIDQKGVANYVVSFTLDRQFVELFKNITKELYVPEQVLNAGTTQYQLALKKRLAIVLDDKVQFVGFVVSPIEDGRGQIRGNFTFEEAKELAAILRSGALPARLEKISASLISPTLGKDALEQSLRAGIIGGILVMAYILIFYGVMGIVAVIGIFYALAIIFGFLAGTGAILTLPGIAGIIFTIGTLVDGNIIIYERIKEEMRAGKTPKAAIEIAFSRSFWTLFDANLTTIIAALFLYYFGTGTIKGFAVTTIVGIFAAMFMNLVFSKFLLDAMSGAIRVRKAGGAQ, from the coding sequence ATGCGCTCAGATCGTGTAAGACTCATAGTCTCATTAATTCTACTTGTTGCAGCGATTGTTGCTATGCTCTTGCCAGGTGGACGCCAGGCTAAAGGTCTTGCTAAGCTTTTCAGCCGTATCAAACTCGGTTTGGACCTCAGTGGTGGTGTCAGGCTTGAGTACAAAGTAGATATCGAAAAAGGAGTGGAAAATCCTGCTGCAGTTGTGGATGATGTCTGGACAGTCCTTAGAAACAGGCTCGACTCAGCAGGATACACGGAAGCAGTTGTTAAAAAGAGTTTCAGGGAGAACAATTCATTTATTATCATAGAAATACCTGATGCAACTGATACCACAAAAGCAGAAAAGCTCGTTGGTTCAACTGGTTTGCTTTGGTTTGGCCAGGCTATCGACGAAAGAGATTACGATCCTACAGTAAATCCGGATGATGTTAATCTCGCTTTAAGAGAAGGCGCTCAGTGGTATGCAGATAAAAATGGGAAAAAGTGGTATTTGATAAAGAAGGAAATAAACAACAGAAAGGACTTGGTCCTTGTTGGTCCTAAGGTTGTCGAAGCAGTGCCGACTATAGACCAGAAAGGAGTTGCTAACTACGTTGTTTCTTTCACCCTCGACAGGCAATTTGTTGAGCTGTTCAAGAACATTACAAAAGAACTTTACGTTCCTGAACAAGTGCTAAACGCAGGCACGACTCAATATCAACTTGCATTAAAAAAGAGACTTGCAATTGTGCTTGATGACAAGGTTCAGTTTGTTGGGTTTGTCGTTAGTCCTATCGAAGATGGAAGAGGACAGATTAGAGGTAACTTCACATTCGAAGAGGCAAAAGAGCTTGCAGCGATACTTAGAAGCGGTGCATTGCCAGCAAGGCTTGAAAAGATTTCAGCGAGCCTTATTTCACCAACACTTGGAAAAGATGCCCTTGAACAATCACTCAGGGCAGGTATCATAGGTGGCATACTTGTTATGGCTTACATTTTGATCTTCTACGGTGTTATGGGTATAGTGGCAGTCATAGGTATTTTCTATGCCCTAGCGATTATCTTTGGGTTCCTTGCGGGAACTGGAGCAATATTGACACTCCCTGGTATAGCGGGTATCATCTTCACAATCGGTACATTGGTTGATGGTAACATAATCATTTACGAAAGAATCAAAGAAGAGATGAGAGCTGGGAAAACACCAAAAGCGGCTATCGAAATCGCTTTCTCGAGGTCTTTCTGGACACTATTTGACGCGAACCTTACAACTATAATCGCAGCCTTGTTCCTGTATTATTTTGGAACAGGAACTATAAAAGGATTTGCAGTAACAACCATCGTAGGTATCTTTGCAGCAATGTTCATGAACCTTGTCTTTAGTAAATTCTTACTCGATGCAATGTCCGGTGCTATCAGAGTCAGAAAAGCAGGGGGTGCTCAATAA
- the secF gene encoding protein translocase subunit SecF produces MKIDFVGKRYYFIALSLVLIVVSLISIFTKGFNVGLEFIGGSEVILKTSKDYTIVDVRNKIAELGEEFKKARIIEVRALGQEEHRTFSIIVSPRNENGALRTYNADEKAEISKKLEEILDAKVVSFNEVSGDAADEIKNLTWKAVVFTLLGILVYVALRFKFAFGVGAVVALIHDVIITLGFFSIFGFEMNIAAIAAILTLVGYSVNDTIVVYDRVREFGRKFKGRDMASIVNDSINSVIIRTINTSLTTFFTVLMLLLFSTGSIKSFAFGMTVGVVVGTYSSIFIASPIVIRWGKSI; encoded by the coding sequence ATGAAGATTGATTTTGTCGGAAAGAGATATTACTTCATAGCACTTTCTCTTGTACTTATAGTCGTTTCACTTATCAGTATATTTACAAAAGGATTCAACGTGGGCTTAGAATTCATTGGTGGCAGTGAAGTGATACTCAAAACATCAAAAGACTACACAATTGTTGATGTAAGAAACAAAATAGCTGAGCTCGGCGAAGAGTTTAAAAAAGCAAGAATAATTGAAGTTCGTGCTCTTGGTCAGGAGGAACACAGAACATTTTCGATAATTGTTTCGCCAAGAAACGAAAATGGTGCCTTGAGAACCTACAATGCAGATGAAAAAGCAGAAATTTCAAAGAAGCTAGAAGAGATTTTAGATGCAAAGGTTGTTTCTTTCAACGAAGTTAGTGGAGATGCTGCAGATGAAATTAAAAACTTGACTTGGAAAGCTGTAGTTTTCACTCTCTTGGGTATACTTGTATACGTTGCTCTCAGATTCAAATTTGCATTCGGTGTTGGGGCGGTTGTTGCTCTAATCCACGATGTAATTATTACACTTGGTTTCTTCTCTATTTTCGGTTTTGAAATGAACATAGCTGCGATAGCTGCGATTTTAACGCTTGTAGGTTACTCTGTTAACGACACCATAGTAGTCTACGACAGAGTTAGGGAGTTTGGTAGAAAGTTCAAAGGAAGAGATATGGCATCCATAGTCAACGACAGTATAAACTCGGTTATAATCAGAACAATTAACACGTCACTCACGACCTTCTTTACTGTCCTAATGCTACTCCTCTTCTCAACAGGTAGTATTAAATCTTTTGCATTCGGTATGACAGTGGGCGTTGTAGTTGGAACATATTCATCAATATTTATAGCATCGCCTATTGTTATTAGGTGGGGAAAATCAATATAA
- a CDS encoding sodium-translocating pyrophosphatase, with product MILLFSSIIAGVVLIIYLTLTVLDKSPGNEKTEKISRIIQRGARSFLFQEYKVFFPIVFVLAILFGLSSGWTKAVAFIIGATFSVLAGFFGMSIATKSNARTAWGATKGVGEALDIAFSGGAVMGLAVSVLGLLGLSVVYLIFGLEAVSFYSLGASFVALFARVGGGIYTKAADVGADIVGKVEANLPEDDPRNPAVIADNVGDNVGDVAGMGADLYESYVGSIFSAIAIGYALFGAKGVYNTIYIISFGLIASILAIILVKVLSKLNTEPASALRMGTVASSIIFLVFSFAYAIIEKNLNLFWTVLTGNIVGVLIGLITEWYTSGKKVEKLAHSAAMGPANVIISGTALGMESTAVITILIALGTLVSYKLAGLYGIAMAGVGMLSTLAMNLSVDAYGPIADNAGGVAQMAGLDKSVREITDKLDALGNTTAAMGKGFAIGSAALTAIALFANFGSVAHVQQIQLQDPNMFIGALIGAMLTFFFSALTMNAVGDAANDMVEEIRRQIREVPGILSGTVDPDYESCIKIATKGALKRMVLPAVLAILAPIVLMIGLGVQAVVGLLIGSTVTGVALAIFMANSGGAWDNAKKYVEEGHLGGKGSFTHKATVVGDTVGDPYKDTAGPSLNILIKLMAITSIVFYSIVGRWL from the coding sequence TTGATACTCTTATTTTCCTCCATAATAGCTGGTGTAGTTTTGATCATCTATCTCACACTTACCGTCCTTGATAAAAGTCCAGGAAATGAGAAGACAGAGAAAATTTCAAGAATCATTCAAAGAGGTGCCAGGTCGTTCTTATTTCAGGAATACAAGGTCTTTTTTCCCATAGTCTTTGTGCTCGCGATACTTTTTGGACTCTCCTCTGGTTGGACAAAGGCAGTTGCGTTTATAATAGGCGCTACATTCTCTGTTCTTGCAGGTTTTTTTGGAATGAGCATTGCCACAAAGTCTAACGCAAGGACAGCGTGGGGTGCGACCAAAGGTGTTGGTGAAGCACTTGATATTGCATTCTCAGGCGGAGCAGTTATGGGGCTTGCCGTTTCTGTTTTAGGTCTGCTTGGTTTGAGTGTGGTTTACCTCATATTCGGACTTGAGGCAGTCAGTTTCTACTCTCTTGGTGCTTCTTTTGTTGCATTGTTTGCTCGTGTTGGCGGTGGAATTTACACGAAGGCAGCAGACGTAGGTGCAGACATCGTTGGAAAAGTTGAGGCGAATTTGCCAGAAGATGACCCAAGAAATCCTGCAGTCATAGCTGACAACGTTGGTGATAACGTTGGTGACGTCGCTGGTATGGGAGCAGACCTTTATGAATCATATGTTGGTTCCATTTTCTCAGCAATAGCAATAGGATACGCATTATTTGGAGCCAAAGGTGTTTACAACACAATTTACATCATTTCCTTTGGTCTTATAGCTTCAATTTTAGCGATTATCCTTGTAAAGGTACTTTCAAAATTGAATACCGAACCTGCTTCTGCTTTGAGAATGGGGACCGTAGCTTCAAGTATTATCTTCTTAGTTTTCTCGTTTGCATACGCAATCATCGAGAAAAATTTAAACCTCTTTTGGACTGTCTTAACGGGAAATATAGTTGGTGTTTTGATAGGTCTCATTACTGAGTGGTACACTTCAGGAAAGAAAGTAGAGAAGCTAGCCCATTCTGCTGCAATGGGACCAGCGAACGTGATAATAAGCGGAACGGCACTTGGTATGGAATCTACCGCTGTTATCACCATATTAATAGCTCTTGGAACCTTGGTTTCTTACAAACTTGCAGGTCTTTACGGTATTGCGATGGCTGGTGTTGGTATGCTTTCAACTCTTGCAATGAACCTCTCTGTTGATGCGTACGGTCCAATAGCGGATAACGCCGGTGGGGTTGCTCAAATGGCTGGACTTGATAAAAGTGTAAGGGAAATAACTGACAAACTGGATGCGTTAGGAAACACAACTGCTGCTATGGGAAAAGGGTTTGCAATTGGTTCTGCTGCATTGACTGCGATAGCACTTTTCGCAAACTTTGGTTCTGTGGCACACGTTCAACAAATCCAACTCCAAGACCCGAACATGTTTATTGGTGCTCTCATTGGTGCAATGTTGACATTCTTCTTTTCAGCACTTACTATGAACGCTGTGGGAGATGCTGCAAATGACATGGTTGAAGAGATAAGAAGACAGATTCGGGAAGTGCCGGGCATCTTGTCTGGAACAGTCGACCCTGATTACGAAAGTTGTATAAAGATTGCTACGAAAGGTGCATTGAAAAGGATGGTATTACCTGCGGTTCTTGCTATTTTGGCACCTATAGTACTCATGATAGGTTTAGGTGTCCAAGCAGTTGTAGGATTACTCATTGGTTCAACTGTTACCGGTGTTGCCTTGGCTATCTTTATGGCGAACTCGGGTGGTGCATGGGACAACGCAAAGAAATATGTAGAAGAAGGTCATCTTGGAGGAAAAGGTTCGTTTACCCATAAAGCAACAGTTGTTGGTGACACGGTTGGTGACCCATACAAGGATACTGCAGGGCCTTCGTTGAACATTCTCATAAAGTTGATGGCAATAACATCCATAGTATTCTACTCAATTGTGGGGAGGTGGCTATAA